The proteins below come from a single Edaphobacter acidisoli genomic window:
- a CDS encoding Gfo/Idh/MocA family protein produces the protein MPLLLDRAMYYGRVPKSSGRLFSLPTSGTAELSRIDRREFIKTTSLAAGAVALGAPALLRGQNLNSKLNIACIGIGGKGRSDTDACAGENIVALCDVDSGSTAYEVQTKKYPDAKFYRDFRQMLEQMGDRIDAVTVSTPDHMHAIVASLAMKRKKAVFCQKPLTQTIYEARYLRNMAHDRKLVTQMGNQGSAADGLRRAVETIQDGLIGQVHEVHVWSNRPIWPQAMTRPAGQDPVPATLEWDTWIGPAPMRPYIGSRNPKDRDGIYEPFNWRGWQDFGTGALGDMACHTVNVPFRALDLDYPTEIEATPLGPVNRESYPIGATIRFAFPKRKGHIPLEHPHLFHHDRTIEHDAVTLWWYDGGKPDPALRGGHDLSNKPPKELTVDIVALQGRVPDSGCLLIGDGGTVFSPDDYGSNFFVKLKGEEKFVQYLKHPAVAQYPERIARNPYASAPANFGVAHAQEWITAIKENKPEMCYSRFEIGARLTEIMLLGCVSLRAGQKIEWDGPKMVAKNCPQAARFIRREDRSGWALS, from the coding sequence TTGCCGCTGTTGCTTGACAGGGCAATGTATTATGGGCGCGTGCCGAAATCATCTGGAAGACTGTTTTCTCTGCCTACCTCTGGGACTGCCGAACTCTCTCGTATCGACCGTCGTGAATTCATCAAAACCACTTCTCTGGCTGCTGGTGCGGTCGCGCTTGGTGCGCCTGCGCTTTTGCGTGGCCAGAATCTGAACAGCAAATTGAACATCGCCTGTATCGGAATCGGCGGGAAGGGCCGGAGCGATACGGATGCCTGCGCTGGCGAGAATATCGTCGCGCTGTGCGATGTGGATTCAGGTTCCACGGCTTACGAAGTGCAGACGAAGAAATATCCGGACGCGAAGTTTTACAGAGATTTCCGGCAGATGCTGGAGCAGATGGGCGATCGGATCGATGCGGTGACGGTATCGACGCCGGACCATATGCATGCGATTGTGGCGTCGCTGGCGATGAAGAGGAAGAAGGCGGTGTTCTGCCAGAAGCCGCTGACGCAGACGATCTATGAGGCGCGCTATCTGCGAAACATGGCCCATGACAGAAAGCTGGTGACGCAGATGGGCAATCAGGGCAGCGCCGCGGACGGTTTGCGCCGCGCGGTGGAGACGATTCAGGATGGACTGATTGGACAAGTGCACGAAGTTCACGTCTGGTCGAACCGCCCGATCTGGCCGCAGGCAATGACGCGCCCGGCCGGACAAGACCCCGTGCCTGCGACATTGGAGTGGGACACCTGGATTGGCCCCGCTCCCATGCGGCCGTATATTGGCAGCCGGAACCCAAAGGATCGAGATGGAATTTATGAGCCGTTCAACTGGCGTGGCTGGCAGGATTTCGGCACGGGCGCGCTGGGCGATATGGCATGCCACACAGTCAATGTGCCGTTCCGCGCTTTAGATCTCGATTACCCAACGGAGATTGAAGCGACGCCTCTCGGACCGGTGAACAGGGAATCGTATCCTATTGGCGCCACAATCCGCTTTGCTTTTCCGAAGCGCAAAGGGCATATTCCGCTGGAGCATCCGCATCTGTTCCACCATGACAGAACGATTGAACACGATGCGGTGACGCTGTGGTGGTACGACGGCGGAAAGCCTGATCCGGCGCTTCGTGGCGGTCACGATTTGAGCAATAAGCCTCCGAAAGAGCTGACCGTCGACATTGTCGCGCTGCAGGGCAGGGTTCCGGATAGCGGATGTCTGCTGATTGGCGATGGAGGCACGGTTTTTTCGCCGGATGACTATGGGTCGAATTTCTTCGTGAAGCTGAAGGGTGAAGAGAAATTTGTGCAATACCTGAAGCACCCGGCTGTGGCGCAGTATCCGGAGAGGATTGCTCGGAACCCTTATGCCTCTGCCCCCGCAAATTTCGGCGTTGCTCATGCGCAGGAGTGGATCACGGCTATCAAAGAGAACAAGCCGGAGATGTGCTACTCGCGTTTTGAGATCGGCGCACGGCTTACCGAGATCATGCTGCTGGGATGCGTGTCGTTGCGGGCCGGGCAGAAGATCGAATGGGACGGGCCGAAGATGGTTGCGAAGAATTGTCCGCAGGCAGCGCGGTTTATACGGCGAGAAGACCGTTCGGGCTGGGCTCTTTCGTGA
- a CDS encoding L-threonylcarbamoyladenylate synthase, with protein sequence MTAETLRIHPDEPEPELISHVVQSLNHGHVVALPTDTFYGLAVDPVNLKAVDRIYELKTRARHKPLSLLISEVAQAYELARNIDSAFDRLAEKFWPGPLTIIVKAGSRLPLRVTANTGNLALRVPEAAIPRAVVKSLGLPITATSANLSGLPECTYASGVREQLGDQIPLIVDGGPTARSTPTTIVDLSGGGNSWMIVREGAIPTHEIVLTLQR encoded by the coding sequence TTGACGGCAGAAACCCTCCGCATCCATCCCGACGAGCCCGAACCCGAGCTGATCAGCCACGTCGTCCAAAGCCTCAACCATGGCCACGTCGTCGCCCTGCCCACCGACACCTTCTACGGCCTCGCCGTCGACCCCGTCAACCTCAAAGCCGTCGACCGCATCTACGAGCTCAAAACCCGCGCTCGCCACAAGCCACTCTCGCTGCTCATCTCCGAGGTCGCCCAGGCCTACGAGCTGGCCCGCAACATCGACTCCGCCTTCGACCGCCTCGCCGAAAAATTCTGGCCCGGCCCGCTCACCATCATCGTCAAAGCCGGCTCGCGCCTCCCCTTGCGCGTCACCGCCAACACCGGCAACCTCGCCCTCCGCGTCCCCGAAGCCGCCATCCCGCGCGCCGTCGTCAAATCACTCGGCCTGCCCATCACCGCAACATCGGCCAACCTCTCCGGCCTGCCCGAGTGCACCTATGCCAGCGGCGTGCGCGAGCAGCTCGGCGACCAGATCCCTCTCATCGTCGACGGCGGACCCACCGCCCGCTCCACCCCCACCACCATCGTCGACCTCTCCGGCGGCGGCAACTCCTGGATGATCGTCCGCGAAGGCGCCATCCCCACGCACGAGATCGTCCTCACGCTGCAACGCTAG
- a CDS encoding YncE family protein, with protein MRLARVEAEGITPSEPSRRSNRSLARTMRSVVALAAGAVVFAALAGCGDQYRPVVTAINPVGPAGQPTKYAIAISSTGPNTPGLATMVDFSGDTVLITANVGVNPYYLALDTSGVNAYTLNSDKTLTSFPITTSLLSSQVLESTLLDNNGILPPSINPEGLNTYISQPGRNSVAQYTSTPLALKQELPIDSAYTPTYVVGVASAPRVYVVSKANSGSNGTVSTIETVSNTIDVNPIAVGIDPVYGVMTADTRRAFIMNQGSNDISVINAQTNQLDTTPTLTDPNGTAPVWADFAPTLNELVVANAGDGVHQGSISIFSIPLCSAIAQPTNPNCDPNNPVDAVGFGTLIANVPVGINPVMVAVLQDGTRAYVLNKGNVSQPCAAPTASAPLGNCTVSVVNLTSNTVTATIPLPLSTDPLSAAANGHPSWIAATTGTPTGKIYVVSPESNFMTVIRTDTDALLTTVPLQGAGVSVRVTQP; from the coding sequence TTGCGTTTAGCAAGAGTTGAAGCAGAAGGAATCACCCCGTCCGAGCCGTCCCGGCGTTCCAATCGTTCCCTCGCGCGGACCATGCGCTCCGTCGTCGCCCTTGCGGCAGGCGCGGTTGTGTTCGCAGCGCTGGCAGGATGTGGCGATCAATACCGCCCAGTCGTTACGGCCATCAACCCCGTCGGCCCGGCGGGTCAGCCCACCAAGTACGCCATCGCCATCTCCAGTACCGGTCCTAATACGCCCGGCCTGGCTACCATGGTTGACTTCTCCGGCGACACGGTCCTCATCACCGCAAACGTAGGCGTCAACCCCTACTACCTCGCGCTCGATACCTCCGGCGTCAACGCCTACACGCTCAATAGCGACAAGACCCTCACCAGTTTCCCCATCACCACCAGTCTGCTTAGCAGTCAGGTGCTTGAGAGCACGCTGCTCGACAACAACGGTATCCTTCCGCCCAGCATCAACCCCGAAGGCCTCAACACCTACATCTCGCAGCCCGGCCGCAACTCCGTCGCCCAGTACACTAGCACGCCGCTTGCACTGAAGCAGGAGCTGCCCATCGACAGCGCCTACACGCCCACTTACGTTGTGGGTGTGGCCAGCGCGCCGCGCGTCTACGTCGTCAGCAAAGCCAACAGCGGCAGCAACGGCACGGTCTCCACCATTGAGACCGTCAGCAACACCATCGACGTCAATCCCATCGCAGTCGGCATCGATCCCGTCTACGGCGTCATGACCGCCGACACCCGCCGCGCCTTCATCATGAACCAGGGCAGCAACGACATCTCCGTCATCAACGCCCAGACCAACCAGCTCGATACAACGCCGACCCTCACCGATCCGAACGGCACCGCGCCCGTCTGGGCCGACTTCGCCCCCACGCTCAACGAGCTCGTCGTTGCTAATGCGGGTGACGGCGTTCATCAGGGGTCGATCAGTATCTTCAGCATCCCGCTCTGCTCGGCAATCGCCCAGCCCACCAATCCGAACTGCGACCCGAACAACCCGGTCGACGCCGTCGGCTTCGGCACGCTGATCGCCAACGTACCAGTAGGGATCAACCCGGTCATGGTTGCGGTGCTGCAGGATGGCACCCGCGCCTACGTCTTGAACAAGGGCAACGTGAGCCAGCCCTGCGCGGCACCCACGGCCTCAGCGCCGCTGGGGAACTGCACGGTCTCGGTCGTCAACCTGACCAGCAACACGGTCACGGCGACGATTCCCTTGCCGCTGTCGACCGACCCGCTCTCCGCGGCGGCGAACGGGCACCCGAGCTGGATTGCGGCGACCACCGGAACTCCTACCGGCAAGATTTACGTCGTGTCGCCGGAGTCGAACTTCATGACGGTCATCCGGACTGACACCGACGCGCTGCTGACGACGGTCCCTCTGCAGGGAGCAGGCGTCAGCGTCCGGGTCACCCAGCCTTGA
- a CDS encoding phytanoyl-CoA dioxygenase family protein, which produces MMQDFSKLHTPTGALGPLPADRDDWQRYRLNDERVEAFHRDGFLAGVQVLDDGQVEALCTELAGLMEPSHPSHKLFHEYHSNESGNPDTILFHALGAWRTGPAFHDVLWSPAFLMAASQLLDGAVRLWHDQLFCKPAHHGGVVAWHQDYSYWTRTQPMAHLTCWLALDDSTRDNGCLYYVPGSHRWNLLPVTGLAGDMNEIMTVLDEEQKQAFHPVPIELKRGQCTFHHPLTVHGSYENRSKHPRRATLVNVFRDGVQSVSDEPLLAGVPVIPKGQKIEGQFFPVLFDPRGVEQGSDAAR; this is translated from the coding sequence ATGATGCAGGATTTCTCGAAGTTGCATACACCTACTGGCGCGCTCGGTCCGCTGCCCGCGGATCGAGATGACTGGCAGCGATATCGCCTCAATGATGAAAGGGTGGAGGCGTTTCACCGCGACGGATTTCTGGCTGGCGTGCAGGTCCTCGACGACGGCCAGGTAGAGGCACTCTGCACAGAACTGGCAGGGCTGATGGAGCCGTCCCATCCGTCGCACAAGCTGTTCCACGAGTATCACTCGAACGAGTCCGGCAACCCGGACACAATCCTCTTTCATGCGCTGGGAGCGTGGCGGACCGGGCCAGCGTTTCACGACGTGCTCTGGAGTCCTGCATTTCTGATGGCGGCGTCACAACTGCTGGACGGGGCTGTGCGGTTGTGGCACGACCAGCTCTTCTGCAAGCCGGCGCATCACGGCGGTGTGGTGGCGTGGCACCAGGATTACTCCTATTGGACGCGGACGCAGCCGATGGCTCACCTGACGTGCTGGCTGGCGCTGGACGATAGCACGCGCGACAATGGCTGCCTGTACTACGTCCCGGGGAGCCACCGATGGAACCTGCTGCCGGTCACGGGACTTGCGGGCGATATGAACGAGATCATGACGGTGTTGGATGAGGAACAGAAGCAGGCGTTTCACCCGGTACCGATCGAACTGAAGCGCGGGCAGTGCACGTTCCACCATCCGCTGACGGTGCATGGGTCCTATGAGAATCGCTCGAAGCATCCGCGGCGGGCGACGCTGGTGAATGTGTTCCGCGACGGAGTGCAGTCCGTAAGCGACGAGCCGTTGCTGGCCGGCGTGCCAGTGATTCCGAAGGGACAGAAGATCGAGGGGCAGTTCTTCCCGGTGCTATTCGATCCACGAGGAGTGGAACAAGGCAGTGACGCTGCGCGCTGA
- a CDS encoding AraC family transcriptional regulator gives MDPITDIFRTMHVTAFGQHRLEATAPWGLVQEKQIEVTSSGNKISPTDLAHFAMLSRGNCWLSVEGIPEPIPLTGGDCFLLARGTSIVLRDSPRTRPRRSFREIGAMAKNNVAHYGGGGAPTTIVCGSLSFDRASLKPISQLLPNFILIKADQAHTLALHSTMQALTLEMAEQAPGSEVVASRLAEVLFIQVLRAHIASGPEGNKGWLRAIFDPQIGTALCAIHDRVNTPWTVESLAGATGMSRSAFAARFKALLGQTPLEYVTEWRMQKAMQLLEQRDKKLVDVARSVGYESDAAFSKAFKRVVGASPGGYLKSALSRPQTSGNAFPG, from the coding sequence TTGGATCCGATAACAGACATCTTCCGAACGATGCACGTAACGGCTTTCGGCCAGCACAGGCTCGAAGCCACAGCCCCGTGGGGCCTGGTACAGGAGAAACAGATCGAAGTCACGTCTTCTGGCAACAAGATTTCGCCCACGGATTTAGCGCACTTTGCGATGCTTTCGCGCGGCAACTGCTGGCTGAGCGTGGAAGGGATTCCGGAGCCGATTCCGCTCACCGGCGGTGATTGTTTTTTGCTGGCCCGGGGGACTTCGATTGTTTTGCGCGACAGTCCGCGAACCCGTCCTAGGCGGAGTTTCCGCGAGATCGGCGCCATGGCCAAAAACAATGTCGCTCATTATGGAGGTGGCGGCGCACCGACGACGATCGTCTGTGGGTCCTTGAGTTTCGATCGCGCCAGTCTGAAGCCGATCTCTCAGTTATTGCCGAACTTCATTCTGATTAAGGCCGATCAAGCCCACACGCTTGCTCTTCACAGCACAATGCAAGCGCTGACGTTAGAGATGGCAGAACAGGCTCCGGGATCTGAAGTAGTCGCGAGCCGGCTGGCCGAGGTTCTGTTTATTCAAGTACTCAGGGCGCATATAGCGTCGGGACCGGAAGGCAACAAGGGATGGCTTCGTGCGATCTTCGATCCTCAAATAGGCACTGCCCTGTGCGCCATTCACGACAGAGTGAATACGCCCTGGACGGTGGAATCGCTGGCCGGGGCGACGGGCATGTCTCGCTCCGCATTCGCAGCACGTTTTAAAGCGCTACTCGGACAGACACCGCTGGAATATGTAACCGAGTGGCGGATGCAAAAGGCGATGCAGTTACTCGAACAGCGTGACAAGAAGCTCGTAGACGTTGCCCGGTCGGTTGGTTACGAGTCCGACGCTGCGTTCAGTAAAGCCTTCAAGCGAGTTGTCGGGGCCAGCCCTGGTGGATACCTCAAAAGCGCCCTGTCTCGACCACAGACTTCGGGCAATGCGTTCCCAGGCTGA
- a CDS encoding DUF92 domain-containing protein, whose protein sequence is MKLAREEEMPDVLKRVPAERERWQSRALVWVVGTLLAVAAVAPVVVDFHGWRGLRVVALPFLLSAMFALLVWALRAATGAAAVMGFFVCFILAGRPVVSSAVSGRIVFHPAIAALVAVFVLTYVATRFGRARKAARGLAEARKGLRAASQIVANLGVAALAAAVGSYAGCIAALAETAADTVSSEIGQAVGGPAWLITSWRRVSPGTDGGVSLVGTVAGVLAALVIVGFGGLHHALWPEGLVVFVAACAGLVFDSLLGATVERRGWVGNDWVNFASTLFAAAVAGVLGRW, encoded by the coding sequence ATGAAGTTGGCGCGGGAGGAAGAAATGCCGGATGTGCTGAAACGGGTTCCTGCGGAGCGGGAGCGGTGGCAGTCGCGGGCGCTGGTGTGGGTGGTGGGGACGCTGCTGGCAGTGGCCGCGGTTGCGCCGGTGGTGGTGGACTTTCACGGATGGCGCGGCTTGCGGGTGGTGGCGCTTCCCTTCCTGTTAAGCGCTATGTTTGCTTTGCTGGTGTGGGCTTTGCGCGCGGCTACCGGCGCGGCGGCGGTGATGGGATTTTTTGTCTGCTTCATTCTGGCTGGGCGGCCTGTGGTGTCGTCTGCGGTTTCGGGGCGGATTGTCTTTCATCCGGCGATTGCTGCGCTGGTTGCGGTCTTTGTGCTGACTTATGTGGCGACTCGATTTGGGCGGGCCAGGAAGGCTGCTCGTGGACTGGCGGAGGCGCGCAAGGGGCTGCGCGCTGCTTCGCAGATTGTTGCCAACTTGGGTGTAGCTGCGCTGGCTGCGGCTGTGGGCAGCTATGCCGGGTGCATTGCGGCACTGGCGGAGACTGCGGCGGATACGGTGTCGTCGGAGATTGGGCAGGCTGTTGGCGGGCCCGCGTGGCTGATTACTTCGTGGCGGAGGGTTTCTCCGGGAACCGATGGCGGTGTGAGTTTAGTGGGGACGGTTGCGGGTGTTTTGGCTGCGCTGGTGATTGTGGGTTTTGGCGGGCTGCATCATGCTTTGTGGCCGGAGGGGTTGGTGGTGTTTGTTGCTGCTTGTGCGGGGCTGGTTTTTGATAGCTTGCTTGGCGCGACGGTGGAGCGGCGGGGGTGGGTGGGGAATGATTGGGTGAACTTTGCTTCGACTTTGTTTGCGGCGGCGGTGGCGGGGGTGTTGGGGCGGTGGTGA
- a CDS encoding TrmH family RNA methyltransferase, which translates to MLISSKTNTRVKQLRAAFDGNARLGGGLVAIEGLHLLEEALRSGIVPETVFLVDGREVPELPRGVEVVRLTEAVFRSAVETPSPQGVAALIAPPSFGMEDALVGTPLLVIAAGLQDPGNLGTLVRSAEAFGATGVLTTPGTVSAWNQKALRASVGSVFRVPVVGVSTDDLRGLKVRGVRLFAAVGSADGRTESAVDADFAGACALMIGNEGAGLGAEWMELADARVTVPCPGPVESLNAAVAGSVLLYEASRQRAAVHSSHRYKTARTAPAEVAR; encoded by the coding sequence ATGCTGATTTCAAGCAAGACGAATACGCGGGTGAAGCAGTTGCGCGCCGCCTTTGACGGCAATGCGCGGCTGGGCGGCGGGCTGGTTGCGATTGAGGGCCTGCATCTGCTGGAAGAGGCGCTGCGGTCGGGGATTGTGCCGGAGACTGTGTTTCTTGTTGACGGGCGCGAGGTTCCGGAGCTGCCGCGTGGGGTTGAGGTGGTTCGGCTGACGGAGGCGGTGTTTCGCAGTGCGGTGGAGACGCCTTCGCCGCAGGGGGTTGCGGCGCTGATTGCTCCTCCGTCGTTTGGGATGGAGGACGCGCTGGTTGGGACTCCGCTGTTGGTGATTGCGGCTGGTTTGCAGGACCCGGGGAATCTCGGGACGCTGGTGCGGTCGGCTGAGGCGTTTGGGGCAACTGGCGTTTTGACGACGCCGGGGACGGTGAGCGCGTGGAACCAGAAGGCGCTGCGGGCTAGTGTAGGGTCTGTGTTTCGTGTGCCAGTGGTTGGGGTGAGTACTGACGATTTGCGTGGGTTGAAGGTGCGCGGGGTGCGGCTGTTTGCTGCGGTGGGTTCGGCGGATGGGCGCACGGAGTCTGCTGTGGATGCGGACTTTGCGGGTGCGTGCGCGTTGATGATTGGCAATGAGGGCGCGGGGCTTGGTGCGGAGTGGATGGAGTTGGCGGATGCGCGGGTGACGGTTCCCTGCCCGGGACCGGTTGAGAGCCTGAATGCTGCGGTTGCAGGGTCGGTGCTGCTGTATGAGGCTTCGCGACAGAGAGCGGCGGTTCATTCCTCCCATCGCTATAAAACCGCGCGCACTGCACCTGCTGAGGTGGCGCGATGA
- a CDS encoding YdcF family protein: MIVPQTNLRRRGGIGGQLFRHLSVLAILLAAGWCLWVYSQINTVASQDNAQPADAIAVFGAAEYNGRPSPVYHARLDHALDLYHRQIAPIIITLGGGGDKDSGLTEGGVGRDYLLANGVPFGSIIAETRSTDTQQQVARLAEIARENGFEHIVVVSDATHLFRIRALCEDAGLEVYTSPRATIGHLDRYDSASRYFHEILSYTAFRLGLNTSWFEGKEDPY; this comes from the coding sequence ATGATCGTTCCCCAGACCAACCTGCGCCGACGCGGCGGCATTGGCGGCCAACTCTTCCGTCACCTCTCCGTGCTCGCAATCCTGCTTGCGGCGGGCTGGTGCCTCTGGGTCTACTCACAGATCAACACCGTCGCCAGCCAGGACAACGCGCAGCCCGCCGACGCCATCGCCGTCTTCGGTGCAGCCGAATACAACGGCCGTCCATCGCCCGTCTACCACGCGCGCCTCGACCACGCGCTCGACCTCTACCATCGTCAGATCGCGCCCATCATCATCACCCTCGGCGGCGGCGGCGACAAAGACTCCGGCCTCACCGAAGGCGGCGTCGGCCGCGACTATCTCCTCGCCAACGGCGTCCCCTTCGGCAGCATCATCGCCGAAACCCGTTCCACCGACACCCAGCAGCAGGTCGCCCGCCTCGCCGAGATCGCCCGCGAGAACGGCTTCGAGCACATCGTCGTCGTCTCCGACGCCACCCATCTCTTCCGCATCCGCGCCCTCTGCGAAGACGCCGGCCTCGAAGTCTACACCTCGCCCCGCGCCACCATCGGCCATCTCGACCGCTACGACAGCGCCTCGCGCTACTTCCACGAGATCCTCAGCTACACCGCCTTCCGCCTCGGCCTCAACACCAGCTGGTTCGAAGGCAAAGAAGACCCCTACTGA
- a CDS encoding SDR family NAD(P)-dependent oxidoreductase, translated as MGKLEGKVAVVTGGSSGMALASARRFVEEGAYVFITGRRQAQLDEAVKLIGRNVTGVRGDSSNLGDLDRLFDTVKREKGKIDILYASAGWGEAAPLGEITEQHFDAIFDLNARGTLFTVQRALPLFNDGGSIIMTGSVASVKGFPGYSVYSASKAALHAFARGWLNELKGRNIRVNVLHPGPIATPMQDQVLTEEAKRMFESLIPRGKMGRPEEIATAALFLASDDSSFVNGVELNVDGGLSAI; from the coding sequence ATGGGAAAGCTTGAAGGTAAAGTTGCAGTCGTCACGGGAGGATCAAGCGGTATGGCGCTGGCGAGTGCCAGGCGCTTTGTTGAAGAGGGCGCCTACGTCTTCATCACGGGCAGGAGACAGGCTCAGCTCGATGAGGCCGTCAAGCTGATTGGCCGGAACGTTACCGGCGTGCGCGGCGACTCGTCCAATCTTGGCGATCTCGACCGCCTGTTCGATACAGTCAAGCGGGAAAAGGGCAAGATCGACATCCTTTACGCGAGCGCAGGGTGGGGCGAGGCCGCACCACTGGGCGAGATTACCGAGCAGCACTTCGATGCGATCTTCGACCTGAATGCGCGTGGAACGCTGTTTACAGTTCAGAGGGCGTTGCCGCTTTTCAACGATGGTGGATCGATCATCATGACCGGATCAGTTGCTTCAGTAAAAGGTTTTCCTGGCTACAGCGTATATTCGGCGAGCAAGGCAGCGTTGCATGCATTCGCGCGCGGATGGCTCAACGAGCTGAAAGGCAGGAATATCCGGGTGAACGTCCTGCACCCCGGGCCGATCGCCACACCCATGCAGGATCAGGTCCTCACCGAGGAGGCGAAGCGGATGTTCGAATCCTTAATCCCGCGGGGAAAGATGGGCCGCCCAGAGGAAATCGCAACGGCCGCACTGTTTCTTGCTTCCGACGATTCGAGCTTCGTGAATGGAGTAGAGTTGAACGTCGACGGCGGCTTGTCGGCCATCTGA
- a CDS encoding sialidase family protein → MKTLRHILICIATTCSMLANAQTGKFIFEPGSTSFPSSHASTIVELKNGDLMAAWFGGTHERAPDVAIWSSRNVHGVWSQPIELAREPNIPEWNPVLFHTKDGKLWLYYKVGPSPGEWSARRMFSTDEGLTWSKPEQLPAGLLGPIRAKPLVLPDGTIVAGTSFEAYKTWAAWVERSTDDGKTWAKIGPITISPAVDEATTPAPDPKPGDPGFDAKSKGPRHTVGIIQPSIVSLGGRHLRMYARSQTIASKIAVADSIDNGLTWTQARFLDLPNNNSGIDAVRLKDGRIVLIFNDTTRGRSPLNLAVSRDGEHFHIFTTLENTPGEFSYPALIQATNGDLLMTYTWNRKTIKFIRMPLKDVPPS, encoded by the coding sequence GTGAAAACATTGCGACACATCCTCATTTGCATTGCTACAACCTGCTCGATGCTCGCAAACGCACAAACCGGCAAATTCATCTTTGAACCCGGAAGCACCTCATTCCCATCAAGCCACGCCTCCACCATCGTCGAACTCAAGAACGGCGACCTGATGGCCGCATGGTTCGGCGGCACGCACGAGCGCGCCCCCGACGTCGCCATCTGGTCCTCACGCAACGTCCACGGCGTCTGGAGCCAACCCATCGAGCTCGCCCGCGAACCAAACATCCCCGAGTGGAACCCTGTCCTCTTCCACACCAAAGACGGTAAGCTCTGGCTCTACTACAAAGTTGGGCCATCTCCCGGTGAGTGGTCAGCGCGGCGCATGTTCTCCACCGACGAAGGACTCACCTGGTCGAAGCCCGAGCAGTTGCCCGCCGGCCTGCTCGGCCCAATCCGCGCCAAGCCACTCGTGCTGCCCGACGGCACCATCGTCGCCGGCACCTCATTCGAGGCATACAAGACCTGGGCCGCATGGGTGGAGCGCAGCACCGACGACGGCAAAACCTGGGCCAAGATCGGCCCAATCACCATCTCACCAGCAGTCGATGAAGCAACAACGCCCGCGCCCGATCCAAAGCCCGGCGACCCCGGCTTCGACGCCAAGAGCAAAGGCCCGCGCCACACCGTCGGCATCATCCAACCCTCCATCGTCTCGCTCGGCGGCCGACACCTCCGCATGTACGCACGCTCCCAAACCATCGCCTCAAAGATCGCCGTAGCCGATTCAATCGATAACGGCCTCACCTGGACGCAAGCCCGCTTCCTCGACCTGCCGAACAACAACTCAGGCATCGACGCCGTGCGCCTCAAAGACGGCCGCATCGTCCTCATCTTCAACGACACAACCCGAGGCCGCTCCCCACTGAACCTCGCCGTCAGCCGCGACGGAGAACACTTCCACATCTTCACCACACTCGAAAACACACCCGGAGAATTCTCCTACCCAGCCCTCATCCAGGCCACCAATGGCGATCTCCTGATGACCTACACCTGGAATCGCAAGACAATCAAATTCATCCGAATGCCCCTCAAAGACGTACCGCCATCCTAA